Sequence from the Arthrobacter pigmenti genome:
GCAGCTGCGCACCCTGATGGCGGCCGAACTCCGCGACGCGATTGGTTCCGACCAGTTGTGCGTGCACTACCAGCCGGTCGTGAACCTACAGGACGGCGCCATCAACGGCGTCGAGGTCCTGGTGCGCTGGGAGCACCCAACCCGGGGAATGATCGCCCCGGACTCGTTCATACCCCTCGCCGAGGAAATCGGAGCCATTTCCGACCTTGACCGTTGGGTCATGGCCACGGCATTGCAGCAGTACGCCATCTGGCGTGCGGCCCTCGCCCTGCCGGAGCACTTCCAGATACGGGTGAACATCTCGGCCATCGAGCTGCGCCAGCTGGACATGGTGGATTTCGTGCGCGGCCTGCTGAAGCGGATGGCAGTTCCGCCCGAGTCCCTGGTCATCGAGATCACTGAGTCCGCCCTGGTGAGCGGAGGCGAAGTTGAGACGTACTCACTCCTCAGCCTCAAACAATTGGGCGTGTGCATCGAGATCGACGACTTCGGGACGGGCTACTCCTCCATCAGCTACCTTCGGCGCCTGCCGGTGGACATGGTGAAGGTGGACCGCTCCATCCTCCGCGAACCGGCCACAGGCTCCTGGCAACCGGACTTCGTGGCGGCTGTCTTTCAGCTGATCCGCGCAGCCGGGCTTGGCGCAGTGTTCGAAGGCATCGAAACCCGGGACCAGGCGGAATTCCTGCGCACACTGGGCAACGTCAGCGGGCAGGGATACTTCTTCAGCAAGCCGCTCCCCGAACCCGACATCACCGAACTGTTGCGTGCCGGCGGCTACCTCAGCACCAACCTGTCTGATCAGTACACCTAGCCCCTCACGCGCAAACCCGGCCTTCCCTTTCGGGAGAGGCCGGGCTTGTGTGCGTATCCGTTGTGCTAGACGAGGCGCGTCAGCCAACCATGCGGGTCTTCCACCGCGCCGGTCTGGATTCCCAGGAGCTGCTCGCGGATGGACATCGTGACCTCACCCGCGGAGGGATCGGGGGCGCTGATGACGTCGTCGCCGTCCTTCAGCTCACCAATGGGGGTGATGACTGCGGCGGTGCCGCACGCGAAAACCTCGGTGATCTCGCCGCTGCCAACGCCGTCCCGCCACTCATCGAGGGTGATGGTGCGTTCCTGGACGTTCAGTCCGCGGTCCTGTGCCAGCTGGATGATCGAGGAACGGGTGATGCCCTCGAGGATGGTTCCGCTCAATGACGGGGTAACCAGCGATCCGTCCTTGAACACGAAGAAGACGTTCATGCCGCCGAGTTCCTCGACGGCGTTGTTGTTGAACTGGTCCAGGAAGAGGACCTGCTTGCAGCCGTGTGCTTCTGCCTCGAGCTGGGCAGCGAGCGACGCCGCGTAGTTGCCGCCGCACTTCGCCGCACCCGTTCCGCCCCGGCCGGCACGCGCGTAGTTCCGTGAGACCCAGATGGAGACCGGAGCCAGTTCCCCGCCGAAGTAGTTTGCAGCCGGCGAGGCGATGACGCGGTAGGAAACCTCGCGGGCGGGCCGAACGCCGAGGAAGGCTTCCGTGGCGATCATGAAGGGGCGCAGGTAGAGGCTCTCACCGTCCCGGGTGGGAACCCATTCCTTGTCTGCGGCGACCAGCTGGCGGAGTGATTCAAGGAAGATCTCCTCCGGCAGCTGCGGGAGTGCCAACCGCGCGGCGGAGCGGTTAAGACGCGCCGCGTTGGCCTCCGGACGGAAGGTCCAGATCGAGTCATCCGCATGGCGGTATGCCTTCATGCCCTCGAAGATTTCCTGGCCGTAGTGCAACACTGCAGCTGCGGGATCCATGGCGATGGGGCCGTACGCCTCGAGCCGCGCATTACCCCAGCCGCCCTCACCCGAATCATCAACCGTGAAGTCCACCACGACGGTGTGGTCGGTGAAGTGGTTACCGAACCCCGGGTTTGCGAGAATCGCTTCGCGCTCCGCCTCCGTTCGAGGGCTGGCGGACGGGTGCTGGGCGAATTCCAGCTGGGTAGCTGTCATGGTTCCTCCACGCTGTCGGACAAAAATGTCGCTAGTCAGTTAATGCTTCCTAACCAGCTTAGGACACAGCGGCGGCAATAGCATCGCCAATCTCCGCGGTGGTTCGCGGCGTCGCTGACCGGGCAGCGACGTCGTTCTCCACCGCCTGCTCGATCTTCGCCGCCTGCTCGGCAAAGCCCATGTGATGCAGGAGGAGCGCCGCGGAGAGGATCGCGGCGGTCGGGTCTGCCTTCTGCTGCCCCGCTATGTCGGGGGCGGAGCCATGGACCGGCTCGAACATCGACGGCGCCGTGCGGTCCATGTTGATGTTGCCGGATGCCGCGAGCCCGATGCCGCCGGTCACTGCCGCAGCGAGGTCCGTGATGATGTCCCCGAACAGGTTGTCGGTGACGATCACGTCGAAGCGGGCAGGATCGGTGGCGAGGAAGATCATTGCGGCATCCACGTGCAGGTAGTCGTGGGTCACCTCCGGGAATTCGGCTGCAACGGCCTCGACGGTGCGCTTCCAGAGGTGGCCGGCATAGACCAGGACATTGTGCTTATGTACCAGCGTGAGCTTCTTGCGGGGACGCTCACTCGCGCGCCGGAAGGCATCGCGGACCACCCGTTCCACGCCGTGGGCGGTGTTGATGGAGACCTCGGTTGCGATCTCGTGCGGGGTACCCGTCCGCAGCGATCCTCCGTTGCCGACGTACGGTCCTTCGGTGCCCTCACGGACAACGATGAAGTCGATCTCGCCGGGATTGCCCAGCGGACTTGCCACTCCCTGGTAAAGCCTGGAAGGGCGCAGATTCACATAATGGTCAAGACTGAAGCGCAACTTGAGCAGCATTTCGCGCTCGATCAGTCCCGAGGGAATACGGGTGTCCCCAGGAGCCGCTCCGACTGCCCCGAAAAGAATGGCGTCATGGGCGCGCAGCTTCTCCAGCGTTTGGGCGGTAAGGGTCTCCCCCGTTGCCAGCCAGTGCTCCGCGCCAAGCTTGTACTCGGTCAGGTCCAGCTCGGCGTCGGCCGAAGCGGTGGCGCTCCGCAGCACCTTCACTGCTTCGGCGATCACCTCCGGACCAATGCCGTCGCCGGGGATAACTGCCACGTTGATACTCGATGAAGTCATGGGAATAGCGTAGGCAATCTTTCCGCATGATGGA
This genomic interval carries:
- a CDS encoding branched-chain amino acid aminotransferase, producing the protein MTATQLEFAQHPSASPRTEAEREAILANPGFGNHFTDHTVVVDFTVDDSGEGGWGNARLEAYGPIAMDPAAAVLHYGQEIFEGMKAYRHADDSIWTFRPEANAARLNRSAARLALPQLPEEIFLESLRQLVAADKEWVPTRDGESLYLRPFMIATEAFLGVRPAREVSYRVIASPAANYFGGELAPVSIWVSRNYARAGRGGTGAAKCGGNYAASLAAQLEAEAHGCKQVLFLDQFNNNAVEELGGMNVFFVFKDGSLVTPSLSGTILEGITRSSIIQLAQDRGLNVQERTITLDEWRDGVGSGEITEVFACGTAAVITPIGELKDGDDVISAPDPSAGEVTMSIREQLLGIQTGAVEDPHGWLTRLV
- a CDS encoding 3-isopropylmalate dehydrogenase, which translates into the protein MTSSSINVAVIPGDGIGPEVIAEAVKVLRSATASADAELDLTEYKLGAEHWLATGETLTAQTLEKLRAHDAILFGAVGAAPGDTRIPSGLIEREMLLKLRFSLDHYVNLRPSRLYQGVASPLGNPGEIDFIVVREGTEGPYVGNGGSLRTGTPHEIATEVSINTAHGVERVVRDAFRRASERPRKKLTLVHKHNVLVYAGHLWKRTVEAVAAEFPEVTHDYLHVDAAMIFLATDPARFDVIVTDNLFGDIITDLAAAVTGGIGLAASGNINMDRTAPSMFEPVHGSAPDIAGQQKADPTAAILSAALLLHHMGFAEQAAKIEQAVENDVAARSATPRTTAEIGDAIAAAVS
- a CDS encoding putative bifunctional diguanylate cyclase/phosphodiesterase encodes the protein MTPEEGDPRLAMLVDGIVRLSRGDLSSRMETSPARDDVDAVITGVNLLAEELELVYRQFEKRVENRTAMLHQAHLDMKRMAMTDSLTGLSNRVDLVEKIDLALSEHKEGAAPPALLLLDLDSFKNVNDRFGHDAGDDVLREVAERLRGVVRATDTVARLGGDEFAILVSEATMEIALGVANRTLDVLAKSIDVEEFSVYSRASIGLRLASADHTAESLLHEADTAMYAAKNEGRSTIRTFEPVMLYDRQLRTLMAAELRDAIGSDQLCVHYQPVVNLQDGAINGVEVLVRWEHPTRGMIAPDSFIPLAEEIGAISDLDRWVMATALQQYAIWRAALALPEHFQIRVNISAIELRQLDMVDFVRGLLKRMAVPPESLVIEITESALVSGGEVETYSLLSLKQLGVCIEIDDFGTGYSSISYLRRLPVDMVKVDRSILREPATGSWQPDFVAAVFQLIRAAGLGAVFEGIETRDQAEFLRTLGNVSGQGYFFSKPLPEPDITELLRAGGYLSTNLSDQYT